A genome region from candidate division WOR-3 bacterium includes the following:
- a CDS encoding transposase: protein MNKNTITTEDFARVGSAALEDILKAGAQRLLQLALEAEIEDFIDQYRSLRNDNGKQLVVRNGYQPERTIMTGVGSITVKRPRIDDRCLALLQKDRFESLVLPKFVRRTPSINNLLPMLYLQGVSSERFPEALQAILGEGAKNISSNTIMRLKDAWCKEYDDWINRDL from the coding sequence ATGAATAAGAATACCATTACGACAGAGGATTTTGCAAGAGTTGGTTCTGCAGCCTTGGAAGATATCCTCAAAGCAGGTGCGCAACGCCTTTTACAACTGGCTCTCGAAGCGGAAATCGAGGATTTTATCGACCAGTATAGATCCCTCAGAAATGACAATGGCAAACAGCTTGTCGTAAGAAACGGATATCAACCGGAACGGACCATTATGACAGGAGTAGGAAGCATTACTGTCAAGCGTCCCCGGATTGATGACCGATGTTTAGCACTACTACAAAAAGATCGGTTTGAGAGCCTTGTGCTCCCAAAGTTTGTCCGGAGAACACCCAGCATCAATAATCTGCTACCAATGCTCTACTTACAGGGTGTTTCATCAGAGCGTTTTCCCGAGGCATTGCAGGCAATTCTGGGCGAGGGAGCAAAAAACATATCGTCAAATACGATTATGCGTCTTAAAGATGCATGGTGCAAAGAATATGATGACTGGATAAATCGTGATCTT
- a CDS encoding helix-turn-helix domain-containing protein: protein MKEDVVLTVKETAAILNINPKNVYYLLYIGDIEGWKIANIWRISLISVQEYDKRSIKKSA, encoded by the coding sequence ATGAAAGAAGATGTGGTTTTAACAGTTAAAGAGACCGCGGCTATTCTTAATATTAATCCTAAAAATGTTTATTATTTACTTTATATAGGGGATATAGAAGGTTGGAAAATTGCTAATATTTGGCGTATTTCACTTATATCAGTACAAGAATATGATAAGCGATCAATCAAAAAAAGTGCTTGA
- a CDS encoding regulatory protein GemA produces MSVVDCRVKNKWIKLIHTAKQQLHLNDELYRLLLEGAAGISSSKEINNIDQFDKIMEAFKKLGFTYKKPISYSNRISNRQINYIKKLWETGSKSKTDSSLRNFLLRIAHVDDVRFLTKQQASAVILALEDIKRKSEKQQ; encoded by the coding sequence ATGAGCGTAGTTGATTGTAGAGTAAAAAATAAATGGATAAAGTTAATCCATACAGCTAAACAACAGCTACATCTCAATGATGAATTGTATCGCTTATTATTAGAAGGAGCAGCAGGTATATCGAGTTCAAAAGAAATAAACAACATAGATCAGTTCGACAAAATAATGGAAGCTTTCAAGAAACTTGGTTTTACTTATAAAAAGCCAATATCATATTCAAATAGAATTAGTAATCGACAGATAAATTATATTAAAAAATTATGGGAAACTGGTAGTAAATCAAAAACAGATAGCAGCTTGAGAAATTTTTTATTAAGAATAGCACATGTTGATGATGTTAGATTCCTCACAAAACAGCAAGCTTCTGCTGTTATTCTTGCATTAGAAGATATAAAAAGAAAAAGCGAGAAACAGCAATGA
- a CDS encoding host-nuclease inhibitor Gam family protein, which translates to MARYKPTTGELQSLADVDKALKELCALESEIERIDSEGEKEIAAIKAKTAEAGKNLRERVKEISATIKAFCDYHKGEYFKDKKSLDLSFGTIGYRMTPPSISISRQTLPLMKQLGLIGYIRVKEEVDKEALLTLDDDTLAQIEAVKKQKNEFYIQPKREQINKDLLASA; encoded by the coding sequence ATGGCACGGTACAAACCAACAACTGGTGAATTACAAAGTCTGGCAGATGTGGATAAGGCACTCAAAGAGCTTTGTGCACTGGAATCAGAGATTGAACGAATCGATTCGGAGGGTGAAAAAGAAATTGCAGCAATAAAAGCAAAAACCGCAGAAGCAGGTAAAAACCTGCGCGAACGAGTTAAGGAAATTAGTGCTACGATTAAGGCGTTTTGCGACTACCACAAAGGCGAATATTTTAAAGACAAAAAAAGCCTAGATTTGTCTTTTGGAACTATTGGTTATAGAATGACGCCTCCATCAATATCTATCTCTAGACAAACATTACCGCTCATGAAGCAGCTTGGTCTTATTGGCTATATACGAGTAAAAGAAGAGGTAGACAAAGAAGCACTGCTTACTCTCGACGATGACACGCTTGCTCAAATTGAAGCTGTTAAAAAACAAAAAAATGAATTTTATATTCAGCCTAAGCGTGAACAGATTAATAAGGATTTGCTAGCAAGTGCTTAA
- a CDS encoding DUF3102 domain-containing protein, which produces METDLVPMTEAALMAPYQGKSLAVVTNEIQWLLGKLEENSKKTLQYIFETGKRLAAAKEMLDHGQFTPWLEQNFALSDRTARSYIRIFKTYKDAPLELIQSKSIQEAYIEAGIKKALPAGDSESSSDGSSAVLQTMPAALTDRSQLVWLFRQPTRSGVPLKKHRVQAVNGQVYIYRKDTNMASPALDLYLPRPAGLPEPAWQKAIDAYVVATELYLETIEQFEERGIIEEAI; this is translated from the coding sequence ATGGAAACCGATCTTGTACCAATGACTGAGGCAGCTTTAATGGCTCCCTATCAAGGGAAATCTCTTGCTGTCGTCACCAATGAAATCCAATGGCTCCTCGGCAAGCTCGAGGAGAACTCAAAGAAAACACTTCAGTACATCTTTGAGACAGGCAAGCGACTTGCAGCAGCAAAGGAGATGCTCGACCACGGGCAGTTTACACCCTGGCTTGAACAAAATTTTGCATTGTCCGACAGGACTGCCCGAAGCTATATCCGTATATTCAAAACTTACAAGGACGCTCCGCTGGAACTCATCCAAAGCAAATCCATACAGGAAGCCTACATAGAGGCGGGGATAAAAAAGGCGTTACCGGCGGGCGACTCAGAGAGTTCAAGCGACGGCTCCAGTGCCGTGCTGCAGACCATGCCAGCGGCGCTTACCGACCGGAGCCAGCTGGTCTGGCTCTTTCGCCAGCCAACACGCTCCGGGGTGCCCCTTAAAAAACATCGCGTCCAGGCGGTAAACGGGCAGGTGTACATCTACCGCAAAGATACCAATATGGCGTCACCTGCCCTCGACCTGTACCTGCCCCGTCCGGCAGGACTGCCAGAGCCTGCGTGGCAGAAGGCAATCGACGCATATGTAGTGGCAACGGAATTATATCTTGAAACTATTGAGCAATTTGAAGAGAGAGGAATCATAGAGGAGGCTATATGA